One Nostoc punctiforme PCC 73102 DNA window includes the following coding sequences:
- a CDS encoding type I polyketide synthase, whose amino-acid sequence MSKSNERVEELSPLKRALLALETMQGKLNRLESKKTEPIAIVGMGCRFPGGVNNPQTFWQCLRDGVDAMQEIPGDRWDLETYYNVDADAAGKMYTRHGAFVDDVDKFDADFFSISPREAAFIDPQQRLFLEVCWEALEQSGERPDQLAGSRTGVFVGVMYADYSRLQGTVIDAYSSTGNSMSVVSGRVSYLLGLQGPSVTLDTACSSSLVTVHLACQSLRSGECNLALAGGVSLMLIPDNNITLCRTRALSPTGRCKTFDADADGFARGEGCGTIALKRLSDAIADGNPILAVIRGSAVNQDGRSNGLTAPNGPAQQAVLREALANAGVKPHQVSYVEAHGTGTPLGDPIEVSSLAAVLGEGRSPNHPLALGSVKTNIGHLESAAGVAGLIKVVLAMQHQQIPPHLHFQKLNPYISWGNLPISIPTELTPWDSGTERRIAGVSSFGFSGTNAHVILEEAPLLPTEPALVSVKDYLLPLSAKNPAALLDMAQAYRAFLPGKTNLLDIAYTTSLRRPHHKHRIALVGQSIEQLTAALDAFVEGESHPNLVPSNPHSDDLSGLVFVFSGQGAQWIGMGRQLLAQELVFRETIQECDRILKSLTHWSLLQELAAPEDISRLQDTEVAQPAILAIQVALTALWRSWGIEPAAVVGHSLGEITGAYVAGVFSLETALRIVVQRASLMQQATGKGKMAAIGMPWQELKPWLEEFPGLAIAAINSPASTVVAGDATALETLSQKLQAQEIFCRLLRVNYAFHCPQMQLYSEELVNLLAGLQPQVAQLPLFSTVTGTSSEGRDWDAAYWGRNMRSPVQFSQAIENSVYEGYTCFVEVSPHPVLSQNIQECLQHTGKAGIVLASMHRERQERYFLLSELGRLYTLGYQPRWQALYPENRRCVLLPTYPWQHQRYWLEGSNSLPARRTSRQPLLGESLPSLAHLPEMRIWQTQLDLRSLPYLNDHRVQGVMVLPGSGYVEMVLAAATEIFGAGKHTLEVLHFQQGLFIPEAETQTVQICLQPGNTPDTLNFDCYSRLSINPETKWRHHASGTVCRGDGEITPTIPVTVAEIQARCQEVISGTQHYQQMAEQGLLYGASFQGVEQIWRREGEALGRIHLPASLHAEIANYQIHPVILDACFQVIALATPLANPDAEAEGAYLPVRLDKLRLYQQPDATGLWAHLQLKPVVETDAFAAELVLFNDQGQRILDAECLRIQKLDSQSENNSSDWFYEISWERLLRQTDRETEGHSEQNQGYWLILTDRQGIGENLSQQLQQQGGNCILAFAGETYQKQDSQHYQIQPNCLDDFKQLLQTVSSECLGIVHLWSLDITPAELTTLASLTGDDNMGDRPLGDRNLGCISTLHLVQALAETGWQNTPRLWLVTRGAQPVDSNLSIAQSPLWGLGRVIAQEHPDWRCSMVDLAPVPEPSEIPSLLQLLQADDVENQIALRGDVSYVARLKRYLPSYSELPNFHPQATYLIAGGLRGLGLQVATWMVERGARYLALMARSQLTPETLEVLQTLETAGAKIKVLQADISQAEEVAKAITQLDQDMPPLRGVIHSAAVLDDGILLQLTPERLHKVMQPKIEGAWNLHTHTLNKPLDFFVLFSSAASLLGSAGQGNYAAANAFLDGLAHYRQSQNLPALSINWGAWAEIGLAAAQTNRGDRMASLGFSSILPQQGLDILGHLLTDKTAQLGVIPINWAKVLRANPAVIKMPLFQLLTEVFSSSGEIDTDKSTNFLSRQALLATPLDERQLLLETYFHEQVARVLRMPASKLDRHQPLNSQGLDSLVAVELKNKLKNDLGIDLPMIRFIQGPSIAQLSAQVLTQITQEMSSVSSVLVSPPHLRSNSARPVELATSNQEWEDGEL is encoded by the coding sequence ATGAGCAAAAGCAACGAGCGAGTTGAGGAATTATCCCCTTTAAAACGAGCTTTACTGGCATTAGAAACAATGCAAGGCAAGCTGAACCGTCTGGAATCGAAAAAGACAGAACCAATTGCGATCGTTGGGATGGGATGCCGTTTTCCTGGCGGTGTTAATAATCCTCAGACTTTTTGGCAGTGCTTGCGCGATGGTGTGGATGCAATGCAAGAAATTCCTGGCGATCGCTGGGATTTGGAAACATACTACAATGTCGATGCTGATGCTGCTGGCAAGATGTACACTCGTCACGGTGCTTTCGTTGATGACGTTGATAAATTTGATGCTGATTTTTTCAGTATTTCTCCCAGGGAAGCCGCATTTATTGACCCACAGCAGCGCTTGTTTTTAGAGGTATGTTGGGAAGCCCTAGAGCAGTCAGGAGAACGACCAGACCAACTAGCAGGTAGTCGTACAGGGGTATTTGTCGGTGTGATGTACGCCGATTACTCGCGGTTACAGGGTACTGTAATTGATGCCTACAGCAGTACTGGCAATAGCATGAGTGTGGTATCAGGACGGGTTTCTTACCTGCTGGGTTTGCAAGGGCCGAGTGTCACTTTAGATACAGCTTGTTCTTCTTCCTTGGTAACTGTACATTTAGCTTGTCAAAGTTTGCGCTCCGGTGAATGTAACTTGGCTTTGGCGGGTGGGGTGAGTCTGATGTTGATTCCCGACAACAACATTACCCTATGTCGCACCCGCGCTTTATCCCCTACGGGGCGTTGCAAAACCTTTGATGCTGATGCTGACGGCTTCGCGCGTGGTGAGGGATGCGGCACGATCGCTCTCAAACGCCTCAGTGATGCGATCGCAGATGGCAACCCAATCTTAGCGGTAATTCGCGGTTCTGCCGTTAATCAAGATGGACGCAGCAACGGTTTGACTGCTCCCAATGGCCCGGCTCAACAGGCAGTGTTACGAGAAGCTTTAGCCAACGCTGGAGTAAAGCCCCATCAAGTCAGTTATGTGGAAGCGCATGGTACAGGTACGCCTTTGGGAGACCCGATTGAGGTGAGTTCACTGGCGGCTGTTTTGGGTGAAGGGCGATCGCCAAATCACCCCCTAGCTTTGGGTTCAGTGAAAACCAATATTGGACATTTAGAATCAGCAGCTGGTGTGGCAGGTTTAATCAAAGTTGTCCTGGCAATGCAGCATCAGCAAATTCCGCCCCATCTCCACTTCCAAAAGTTGAATCCTTACATTTCTTGGGGGAATCTGCCGATTTCGATTCCCACAGAACTCACTCCCTGGGATAGTGGCACAGAACGACGCATTGCTGGGGTGAGTTCCTTTGGCTTTAGCGGTACAAATGCTCATGTGATACTCGAAGAAGCACCGCTTTTGCCCACAGAGCCAGCTTTGGTATCAGTAAAAGATTATCTTTTACCTCTATCTGCTAAAAATCCCGCCGCACTCTTGGATATGGCGCAAGCTTACCGAGCTTTTCTTCCAGGTAAAACTAACTTGCTGGATATTGCTTATACTACTAGTCTGCGCCGTCCTCATCATAAGCATCGCATCGCTTTGGTAGGGCAGTCTATCGAGCAATTGACAGCAGCACTTGACGCTTTTGTAGAAGGTGAATCTCACCCCAATTTAGTACCCAGTAACCCACATTCAGATGATTTATCTGGCTTGGTTTTCGTGTTTTCTGGACAGGGGGCGCAATGGATAGGGATGGGACGGCAACTCTTGGCACAGGAGCTTGTGTTTCGAGAGACTATACAAGAGTGCGATCGCATCTTAAAATCCCTCACTCATTGGTCACTACTCCAAGAACTAGCAGCACCAGAGGACATTTCTCGCCTGCAAGATACTGAGGTTGCCCAACCTGCCATTTTAGCGATCCAAGTTGCCCTAACTGCCTTGTGGCGTTCTTGGGGCATTGAACCTGCGGCGGTTGTGGGTCATAGTCTCGGTGAAATCACTGGTGCTTATGTAGCAGGTGTCTTTAGTTTAGAAACAGCTTTGCGGATTGTTGTGCAACGAGCTTCCTTGATGCAGCAGGCTACAGGCAAAGGCAAAATGGCAGCTATCGGGATGCCTTGGCAAGAACTCAAACCCTGGCTAGAGGAATTTCCTGGTTTAGCGATCGCCGCTATTAACAGCCCCGCTTCTACCGTCGTTGCTGGTGATGCAACTGCTTTAGAAACTTTGTCTCAAAAACTACAAGCCCAGGAAATATTCTGTCGATTGCTGCGGGTCAATTATGCCTTTCACTGTCCACAGATGCAGCTTTACAGCGAGGAACTGGTTAACCTTTTGGCAGGATTGCAACCGCAAGTTGCCCAATTACCCCTCTTCTCCACAGTTACCGGAACCAGCAGCGAAGGACGAGATTGGGATGCTGCTTATTGGGGGCGGAATATGCGATCGCCTGTGCAATTCAGTCAGGCTATTGAAAACTCGGTATATGAAGGATATACCTGTTTTGTTGAGGTCAGCCCTCACCCCGTCTTATCCCAGAATATTCAAGAATGTTTGCAGCACACAGGCAAAGCTGGAATTGTCCTCGCCTCTATGCACAGAGAGCGACAAGAGCGATATTTTTTACTCAGCGAGCTAGGTCGCCTCTACACCTTGGGCTATCAACCACGATGGCAGGCTTTATATCCAGAAAATAGAAGGTGCGTTTTACTACCGACTTATCCCTGGCAACATCAACGCTACTGGTTAGAAGGTAGCAATTCTTTACCAGCAAGAAGAACATCACGACAGCCGTTATTAGGGGAATCCTTGCCTAGTCTGGCGCACCTGCCAGAAATGCGGATTTGGCAAACACAATTGGATTTGCGATCGCTTCCTTACCTCAACGACCATCGGGTACAAGGTGTGATGGTGTTACCTGGGTCAGGTTATGTAGAAATGGTATTAGCTGCTGCAACTGAGATATTTGGTGCAGGTAAACATACCCTAGAAGTTTTGCACTTTCAACAAGGTCTATTCATTCCCGAAGCAGAAACTCAGACTGTACAAATTTGCTTGCAACCAGGAAACACACCAGACACTCTCAACTTTGATTGTTACAGCCGTCTTAGTATAAACCCAGAGACTAAATGGCGGCATCATGCCAGTGGTACGGTGTGCCGAGGTGACGGGGAAATCACACCCACCATTCCCGTAACGGTGGCAGAAATTCAAGCCCGTTGTCAGGAAGTTATCTCTGGCACACAGCACTATCAACAAATGGCAGAACAAGGTTTGCTTTATGGAGCCAGCTTTCAAGGCGTAGAGCAAATCTGGCGACGAGAAGGGGAAGCCCTCGGTCGCATCCACCTACCAGCATCTTTACACGCAGAAATCGCCAACTACCAAATTCATCCCGTTATTTTGGATGCCTGTTTTCAGGTAATAGCTTTGGCGACTCCCTTAGCTAACCCTGATGCTGAGGCAGAAGGAGCTTATTTGCCAGTACGTCTAGACAAACTCCGACTTTATCAGCAACCGGATGCCACAGGTTTGTGGGCACACTTGCAGTTAAAACCTGTAGTAGAAACAGATGCCTTTGCTGCTGAGTTAGTCCTATTCAACGACCAAGGACAACGGATATTAGATGCTGAATGCTTGCGTATTCAGAAACTTGATAGTCAAAGTGAAAATAATTCTAGCGATTGGTTCTATGAGATTAGCTGGGAAAGACTTTTAAGACAGACAGACAGGGAGACGGAAGGACACAGCGAACAAAATCAAGGCTATTGGCTGATATTGACAGACAGACAGGGAATTGGAGAGAATCTCAGCCAACAATTGCAGCAGCAAGGCGGAAATTGCATCTTAGCTTTTGCAGGTGAAACTTATCAGAAACAGGATTCACAGCATTATCAAATTCAGCCAAATTGTTTAGATGACTTCAAGCAACTCCTACAAACTGTTTCTAGTGAATGCTTGGGAATAGTGCATCTGTGGAGTTTAGATATCACTCCAGCAGAATTGACTACCCTAGCTTCACTAACTGGTGACGACAATATGGGAGATCGTCCACTTGGCGATCGCAATTTGGGGTGTATCAGCACTCTTCATTTAGTCCAAGCATTGGCAGAAACAGGTTGGCAAAATACACCCCGTCTCTGGCTAGTTACCCGTGGCGCACAGCCTGTAGATTCGAATCTTAGTATTGCCCAATCGCCTCTATGGGGACTGGGACGCGTCATTGCTCAAGAACATCCAGACTGGCGTTGCTCAATGGTGGATTTGGCACCAGTACCTGAACCATCAGAAATTCCATCACTTTTACAGCTACTACAAGCAGACGATGTGGAAAATCAAATCGCTCTGCGTGGGGATGTGTCCTACGTTGCCAGACTGAAGCGATATTTACCCAGTTATTCAGAACTACCAAACTTCCACCCCCAAGCAACCTACCTCATTGCGGGAGGTCTGCGGGGTCTGGGTTTACAAGTAGCTACTTGGATGGTGGAGAGGGGAGCTAGATATTTGGCATTGATGGCGAGAAGTCAGCTGACACCTGAAACCTTAGAAGTTTTACAAACTCTGGAAACTGCTGGAGCAAAAATTAAGGTGCTTCAGGCGGATATCAGCCAGGCTGAGGAAGTAGCTAAAGCGATCACTCAATTAGACCAAGATATGCCACCATTACGGGGTGTAATTCACAGCGCTGCTGTTTTGGATGACGGCATTCTCTTACAATTAACCCCAGAAAGGTTGCACAAAGTCATGCAACCCAAGATAGAAGGAGCATGGAATCTCCACACACACACCCTCAACAAACCCCTAGATTTCTTTGTGCTGTTTTCTTCAGCTGCTTCACTCCTGGGTTCTGCCGGACAAGGAAACTATGCGGCGGCCAATGCCTTTTTAGATGGGTTAGCTCATTATCGGCAAAGCCAAAATCTGCCTGCACTCAGTATCAACTGGGGTGCGTGGGCAGAAATAGGTTTAGCAGCAGCCCAGACAAATCGGGGCGATCGCATGGCATCTCTGGGTTTTAGTAGCATTCTCCCACAGCAAGGCTTAGATATTTTAGGACACCTGCTAACGGATAAAACCGCACAATTAGGTGTGATTCCCATCAATTGGGCAAAAGTCTTACGTGCTAATCCAGCCGTTATCAAGATGCCTTTGTTTCAATTGCTGACAGAGGTCTTTAGTAGCTCTGGAGAAATCGATACTGACAAAAGCACAAATTTTCTTTCCCGTCAAGCACTTTTAGCAACTCCATTAGATGAGCGTCAACTACTTTTGGAAACCTACTTCCACGAACAAGTGGCTAGGGTGCTGCGAATGCCAGCCTCGAAACTCGATCGCCATCAGCCCCTCAACAGCC